One segment of Manihot esculenta cultivar AM560-2 chromosome 4, M.esculenta_v8, whole genome shotgun sequence DNA contains the following:
- the LOC110613110 gene encoding uncharacterized protein LOC110613110, translating into MAALFSSSSLHSFSSLFPSSSSSSSSLYSCSFPCTHFLPQTLPSKPEIVTPTRFCCSRRSLLNRPPNLVLHPFFLLTGFERPLDTQTALAIVSVVAAIALSLYLGLKGDPVPCDRCAGNGGTKCVFCNDGKMKQETGLVDCRVCKGAGLILCRKCGGSGYSRRL; encoded by the exons ATGGCTGCACTCTTTTCTTCCAGCTCTCTCCACTCTTTCTCCTctctttttccttcttcttcttcttcttcttcttctctttattCTTGCTCGTTTCCATGTACTCATTTTCTCCCACAGACACTCCCATCGAAGCCAGAAATCGTCACTCCAACCCGTTTCTGCTGTAGCCGTAGATCACTCCTTAACCGTCCCCCGAATCTCGTTCTCCACCCTTTTTTCTTGCTTACTGGCTTTGAAAGGCCTTTGGATACTCAAACTGCTCTTGCCATTGTAAGCGTCGTCGCTGCCATTGCTCTTTCTCTCTACTTGGGCCTCAAG GGAGATCCTGTGCCTTGTGATCGGTGCGCGGGAAATG GCGGCACAAAATGTGTGTTTTGCAACGATGGCAAGATGAAGCAAGAAACAGGGTTGGTAGATTGTAGGGTGTGCAAAGGTGCAG GATTGATACTCTGTAGAAAGTGCGGGGGTTCTGGATATTCCAGACGCCTATGA